One Thalassotalea hakodatensis DNA segment encodes these proteins:
- a CDS encoding mandelate racemase/muconate lactonizing enzyme family protein — MKITKIETVRLTEFGNLCWVQIHTDEGFVGLGETFMGPAAVEAYIHETVAPYLLGKDPLHIDKHWRELYGYLGFRSSGVEMRGNSAVDIALWDIWGKKTEQPIHQLLGGKSRDTIRTYNTCAGYSYIRSSEGQTSDNWGLPSEEPEGPYEDLDAFLHRADELAISLLDQGITAMKIWPFDSAAEANDGQYITNEQLEQALEPFKKIRAAVGNKMDIMVECHSLWNLPTAIKISKALEPYAPMWIEDPVKMDSLSVIKEFRNRTTIPVTASETIATRWGFKDLLENNATDFVMLDIGWVGGISEAKKISTMAEAYQLPVAPHDCTGPVVLAASCHLSLNAPNAVIQESVRALYTGWYTQVMDNLPQVKNGYITPPEGNGLGMTFKPEIFDRDDLVVKTSQL, encoded by the coding sequence ATGAAAATTACAAAGATAGAAACAGTAAGATTGACCGAGTTTGGCAACTTATGTTGGGTGCAAATTCATACAGACGAAGGGTTTGTCGGTTTGGGTGAAACTTTTATGGGGCCTGCTGCTGTAGAAGCGTATATTCATGAAACCGTTGCACCTTATCTATTAGGTAAAGATCCACTTCACATTGATAAACACTGGCGCGAATTATACGGATATCTCGGCTTTCGTAGTAGCGGTGTGGAAATGCGAGGCAATTCTGCAGTTGATATTGCCTTATGGGACATTTGGGGTAAAAAAACTGAGCAACCTATTCATCAATTGCTTGGTGGTAAATCACGCGACACCATTCGTACTTATAACACCTGTGCAGGCTATTCATATATTCGCTCATCAGAAGGTCAAACATCAGATAATTGGGGATTACCAAGTGAAGAGCCAGAAGGGCCGTATGAAGATCTAGATGCCTTTTTACATCGCGCTGATGAACTTGCTATTAGCCTATTAGACCAAGGCATAACCGCAATGAAAATTTGGCCATTTGATTCTGCTGCTGAAGCAAATGACGGCCAATATATTACTAACGAACAACTTGAACAGGCTTTAGAGCCATTCAAGAAAATTCGTGCTGCGGTTGGTAATAAAATGGACATCATGGTGGAGTGCCATTCACTGTGGAATTTACCTACCGCGATTAAAATATCAAAAGCATTAGAGCCTTATGCGCCAATGTGGATTGAAGATCCGGTTAAAATGGACAGTTTGTCTGTTATTAAAGAGTTTAGAAATAGAACCACCATTCCGGTAACCGCAAGTGAGACAATTGCTACGCGTTGGGGCTTTAAGGATCTGCTAGAAAACAATGCGACTGATTTTGTCATGTTGGATATTGGTTGGGTTGGTGGAATTTCAGAAGCGAAAAAAATATCGACTATGGCAGAAGCATACCAACTCCCCGTTGCCCCGCATGATTGTACAGGCCCTGTTGTATTAGCTGCATCATGTCATTTATCTCTTAACGCACCTAATGCCGTTATTCAAGAGTCGGTTAGAGCGCTTTACACTGGCTGGTATACCCAAGTAATGGATAACTTGCCACAAGTGAAAAATGGCTATATTACGCCACCAGAAGGGAATGGATTAGGGATGACCTTTAAACCAGAAATATTCGATAGAGATGACTTAGTGGTTAAAACAAGTCAGCTGTAA
- a CDS encoding fumarylacetoacetate hydrolase family protein gives MKLLRVGPLGQEKPAAIDKNGDIRDLSYLVEDISGAQLSQESLNKLAEQDLTTLPLIPEDTRIGACVGNVGKFVCIGLNYKDHAEEANMPIPTEPVVFNKWTSAICGPNDDIVKPSASIKMDWEVELGIVIGEDAKNVSEADALDYVAGYCLINDVSERHFQLEISGGQWDKGKGCDTFGPTGPWMVTKDEVGDVHNLDMKLSVNGTTYQNGNTKTMIFKPAFIVSYLSRFMTLNAGDIISTGTPPGVGMGQSPEVFLNVGDKITLSISGLGEQSQTVVAES, from the coding sequence ATGAAATTATTACGTGTAGGGCCGTTAGGCCAAGAAAAACCAGCAGCCATTGACAAAAATGGTGATATTCGAGATTTATCATATTTAGTTGAAGATATTTCGGGTGCACAATTATCTCAAGAATCACTCAACAAATTGGCTGAGCAAGATTTAACAACTTTACCGCTAATACCAGAAGATACCCGTATTGGTGCTTGTGTTGGCAATGTAGGTAAGTTTGTTTGTATAGGCTTAAATTATAAAGATCATGCTGAAGAAGCCAATATGCCTATTCCAACAGAGCCAGTAGTATTCAATAAATGGACAAGTGCTATTTGTGGTCCTAATGATGATATTGTTAAGCCAAGTGCAAGTATAAAGATGGACTGGGAAGTAGAATTAGGCATAGTGATAGGTGAAGATGCAAAAAATGTATCTGAAGCTGATGCGCTAGACTATGTTGCCGGGTACTGTTTAATTAATGATGTCTCTGAGCGTCATTTTCAATTGGAAATTAGCGGCGGACAATGGGACAAAGGTAAGGGCTGTGATACCTTCGGTCCTACAGGTCCTTGGATGGTGACAAAAGATGAAGTTGGTGATGTGCATAACCTTGATATGAAATTAAGTGTGAATGGCACAACCTATCAAAATGGTAATACCAAAACAATGATCTTTAAGCCTGCATTTATTGTTTCTTACCTAAGTCGATTTATGACATTAAACGCGGGAGACATTATTTCAACAGGTACACCTCCTGGTGTAGGGATGGGACAATCTCCAGAAGTGTTTTTAAATGTTGGCGATAAGATTACCTTATCAATCTCTGGTCTTGGTGAGCAATCGCAAACAGTTGTTGCAGAAAGTTAA
- a CDS encoding aldehyde dehydrogenase (NADP(+)) — MNLTKKSFINGQWQATTGETFSNHNPVTNESITQYASATKTDAANAVIGARASFSAFKKLSGQERAAFLEQIAIEIEALGDDLLNTANDETGLGLVRLTGERGRTCNQIRAFANMLKDGSWVRATIDTADANRTPPKPDLRRMLRPIGPVLVFPASNFPLAFGVLGGDTASALAAGNPVVIKAHPAHPATSELCMIAAARALEKCNIASNTIAMVQGSTIELAQTLVANEDIQAVGFTGSLMAGRSIMDLAATRTTPIPVYAEMGSTNPVFITPDALAARGNEIANGLASSIAMGTGQFCTSPGVIVTLENSQFQKQLTDAINNAAQGYLLHPSIASGLKASVDSLLKNEKVEILAGTNLSEDSLKTPNSLITTSAQAFLTDNTLHVEAFGPISLLVNCKDEQELLAVANAIHGNLTATIHCQDNDALATPLAQLLEDHVGRLIINGYPTGVEVCASQQHSGPYPACSSPATTSVGSDAISRFARFIAYQDMPQNMLPIELQDKNSLQILRQINNDYQRSDI; from the coding sequence ATGAATTTAACAAAGAAAAGCTTTATTAACGGCCAATGGCAAGCAACAACTGGCGAAACTTTTAGCAACCACAACCCCGTTACCAATGAAAGCATTACTCAATATGCATCAGCGACCAAAACTGACGCAGCTAACGCTGTTATTGGCGCTAGAGCAAGCTTTAGTGCCTTCAAAAAACTTTCAGGGCAAGAACGTGCAGCATTCTTAGAACAAATTGCCATTGAAATTGAAGCGCTAGGTGATGATTTACTTAATACGGCCAATGATGAAACTGGATTAGGTCTAGTACGTTTAACTGGTGAGCGTGGGCGTACTTGTAATCAAATACGCGCTTTTGCCAACATGCTAAAAGACGGCTCTTGGGTTCGAGCCACCATTGATACCGCCGATGCGAATAGAACGCCACCAAAACCTGATTTACGTAGAATGTTACGACCAATAGGGCCTGTTTTAGTATTCCCTGCCTCTAACTTCCCGTTAGCCTTTGGTGTTTTAGGTGGAGATACAGCATCAGCTTTAGCGGCAGGTAATCCTGTCGTTATTAAAGCCCACCCTGCACACCCTGCTACTTCTGAACTTTGCATGATTGCAGCAGCTCGTGCATTAGAAAAGTGCAATATTGCAAGTAATACCATAGCAATGGTTCAAGGCAGTACTATTGAATTAGCGCAAACTTTAGTCGCCAATGAAGACATTCAAGCTGTAGGTTTTACTGGCTCATTAATGGCTGGCCGTTCAATTATGGATTTAGCCGCAACACGTACAACACCCATTCCTGTTTATGCGGAAATGGGCAGCACAAATCCTGTATTTATCACACCTGATGCATTAGCGGCGCGAGGAAATGAGATAGCTAATGGCTTAGCATCTTCAATAGCTATGGGAACAGGACAATTTTGTACTTCTCCTGGTGTTATTGTAACGCTTGAAAATTCTCAATTTCAAAAGCAATTAACAGATGCGATTAATAACGCAGCACAAGGTTATTTACTACATCCAAGTATTGCTTCTGGCTTAAAAGCCAGTGTTGATAGTTTACTAAAAAATGAAAAGGTTGAGATTCTAGCGGGTACTAATCTCTCAGAGGATAGCTTAAAGACACCTAACAGCTTAATAACAACGAGTGCTCAAGCATTCTTAACTGATAATACCTTACATGTTGAAGCCTTTGGGCCAATTAGCTTATTAGTCAACTGCAAAGATGAACAAGAGCTTCTCGCTGTTGCAAATGCCATTCATGGTAACTTAACGGCAACTATTCACTGCCAAGATAATGATGCTTTAGCCACACCACTAGCGCAATTACTTGAAGACCATGTTGGCCGCCTCATTATTAATGGTTATCCAACAGGTGTTGAAGTGTGTGCTTCACAGCAACATAGTGGTCCTTATCCTGCTTGTTCTTCACCAGCAACAACGAGTGTTGGCAGTGACGCAATCAGCCGCTTTGCCCGCTTTATTGCTTATCAAGATATGCCACAAAATATGCTGCCTATTGAGCTGCAAGATAAAAACAGCTTACAGATATTACGACAAATAAATAATGACTACCAACGTAGCGATATTTAA
- a CDS encoding fumarylacetoacetate hydrolase family protein, translating into MNLTSVNTVLSYSPAYILPEQCNEGTWVGRVWLPAQLAKNSVAGPRVVSVSKGQVFDLSDLYLTMSDLFSDNNRQENIKNNQSAVVSSLDTLLAASLFNQHENDIEQCDKIRLLAPNDIQATKACGVTFTRSLLERVIEEQARGDAAKAADIRRNIINVIGENLSDLVPGSPQAQKLKDELIEQGVWSQYLEVGIGPDAEVFTKAQPLSSVTSGAQIGIRRQSIWNNPEPEIVLAVSSEGEIIGATLGNDVNLRDVEGRSALLLGKAKDNNGASAIGPLIRLFDDTFTITDVEQCEVSLTITGTDGFTTSGKNLMSEISRSPQNLVEQTLNDQHQYPDGMMLYVGTMFAPTEDRHKDGNGFTHLPGDRVEISTPKLGTLVNWVNYCDAIPPWKYGVNQFIKFLRQCR; encoded by the coding sequence ATGAATTTAACATCTGTTAATACGGTATTAAGCTATTCTCCAGCCTATATTTTACCTGAACAATGTAACGAAGGTACTTGGGTAGGTCGTGTTTGGTTACCTGCACAACTTGCCAAAAATTCTGTAGCAGGCCCAAGAGTTGTCAGTGTTTCTAAAGGTCAGGTATTTGATTTATCTGATTTATATTTAACAATGTCTGATTTATTTTCAGATAATAACAGACAGGAAAACATTAAGAATAATCAATCAGCGGTAGTCTCTAGTTTAGATACATTGCTCGCTGCAAGCTTGTTTAATCAACATGAAAATGATATCGAACAATGCGATAAGATTAGATTGCTTGCCCCTAACGATATTCAGGCAACTAAAGCGTGTGGGGTAACCTTTACTCGCAGTCTATTAGAACGGGTCATAGAAGAACAAGCAAGGGGCGACGCTGCCAAAGCAGCAGATATACGCCGTAACATTATTAATGTCATCGGTGAAAATTTAAGTGATTTGGTTCCTGGTAGCCCTCAAGCCCAAAAACTGAAAGATGAACTTATCGAACAAGGTGTATGGTCTCAATACCTTGAAGTTGGTATTGGTCCTGATGCAGAAGTTTTTACCAAAGCTCAACCGCTATCTTCGGTTACCAGTGGCGCACAAATAGGCATTAGACGTCAATCGATATGGAACAACCCTGAGCCGGAAATAGTGCTAGCAGTCTCGAGTGAAGGTGAGATCATTGGTGCAACGTTGGGCAACGATGTTAATTTGCGCGACGTTGAAGGCCGCAGTGCATTATTACTGGGTAAAGCCAAAGATAACAATGGTGCATCAGCAATTGGCCCACTGATCCGTTTATTTGATGACACTTTTACCATAACAGATGTAGAGCAATGTGAAGTCAGCTTAACCATTACGGGTACTGATGGCTTTACTACCTCAGGAAAAAACCTAATGAGTGAAATCAGTCGCTCACCACAAAACTTAGTTGAGCAAACCCTAAATGATCAACACCAATATCCTGACGGCATGATGCTATACGTTGGCACTATGTTTGCCCCTACTGAAGATCGTCACAAGGATGGTAATGGTTTTACTCACTTACCAGGCGATCGTGTTGAAATATCAACACCAAAACTTGGCACATTAGTGAACTGGGTAAATTATTGTGATGCTATTCCACCATGGAAATATGGTGTCAATCAGTTCATTAAATTTTTACGCCAATGTAGATAG
- a CDS encoding SDR family oxidoreductase: MKLLNKTALITGAGQGIGKETALLFAKQGATVIATDVNEEALSTFKDIENIHTHLLDITNTEQIKTCIETYPQIDVLMNCAGVVFNGSALTCTEQQWQTTLAVNVSSAYHLIQAVLPGMLKQQKGSIINIASVVSSVKGVANRFAYGTSKAAIIGLTKAVAADFIDQGIRCNSISPGTIHSPSLDQRLAETGDYDKALATFIDRQPMGRIGQPSEIAAIASLLASDEASFMSGENIIIDGGMSL, translated from the coding sequence ATGAAGCTATTAAATAAAACCGCATTAATTACGGGCGCAGGTCAAGGAATAGGTAAAGAAACTGCCTTATTATTCGCTAAACAAGGGGCAACAGTTATTGCTACTGATGTTAACGAAGAAGCGCTCAGCACATTTAAAGACATTGAAAATATTCATACTCACCTTTTAGATATTACCAATACTGAGCAAATCAAAACCTGTATTGAAACATACCCTCAAATTGATGTGCTAATGAACTGTGCCGGTGTCGTTTTTAACGGTAGTGCTTTAACTTGTACTGAGCAGCAATGGCAAACCACCTTAGCTGTGAATGTTAGCTCTGCGTATCACCTAATTCAGGCCGTTTTACCAGGAATGTTAAAACAACAAAAAGGCTCCATTATTAATATTGCCTCTGTTGTTTCAAGCGTCAAAGGTGTTGCAAATCGCTTTGCGTACGGCACCAGTAAAGCCGCCATTATTGGTTTAACTAAAGCCGTAGCCGCTGATTTTATCGACCAAGGCATACGTTGTAATTCTATTAGTCCTGGCACAATTCATTCTCCCTCATTAGATCAACGCTTAGCTGAAACGGGAGATTACGATAAAGCCCTAGCCACTTTTATTGATCGTCAACCTATGGGCCGAATTGGACAACCCAGTGAAATTGCTGCCATAGCTAGCTTATTAGCGAGCGACGAAGCCAGCTTTATGAGTGGCGAAAACATCATTATTGATGGTGGTATGAGCCTTTAA
- a CDS encoding SMP-30/gluconolactonase/LRE family protein, with product MNKVACIWDAKALLGEGVVWHQEQNCLYWLDIFNSQLHCYKPNVNTVEQKTTLQLSDNISSVIPCSDGGLLASFRDGISHINLENNEVTSICSLEAELPNNRFNDGCADTRGNYWLGSMDEQQTNNTGRFYRYNSQTGVEKLSQLGEICITNGPTFSQDGKWLYFTDTMEGKIFQAELFVNGDIAEPQLHIQFDEQDGYPDGMCCDTQGNLWVCHWGGSRVSCFNPQGQLISEIKLPVPHVTKCCFGGADLSTLFITTAATGLTEEELEQFPLSGGLFAVDVEQQGFVYPLVNK from the coding sequence ATGAATAAAGTGGCATGTATTTGGGATGCTAAAGCGCTATTGGGAGAAGGTGTTGTATGGCATCAAGAACAAAATTGTCTTTATTGGCTAGACATATTTAACTCTCAGCTGCATTGCTATAAACCTAACGTCAACACAGTTGAACAGAAAACAACGTTGCAATTATCCGACAACATTAGCAGCGTAATACCTTGCAGTGATGGTGGACTACTGGCGTCGTTTCGTGATGGGATTTCACACATCAACTTAGAAAATAACGAAGTTACGTCAATATGTAGTTTAGAAGCTGAGTTGCCTAATAATCGTTTTAATGATGGCTGTGCAGATACACGCGGAAACTATTGGTTAGGTAGTATGGACGAGCAGCAAACCAACAATACAGGTCGTTTTTATCGCTACAATAGCCAAACAGGTGTTGAAAAATTATCTCAGCTTGGTGAGATTTGTATCACCAATGGCCCAACCTTCAGTCAAGACGGTAAATGGCTATATTTTACCGATACTATGGAGGGAAAAATATTTCAAGCCGAGCTTTTTGTTAATGGTGATATAGCCGAGCCTCAACTGCATATTCAATTTGATGAACAAGATGGCTACCCAGACGGTATGTGCTGTGATACGCAAGGAAATTTATGGGTATGTCACTGGGGTGGCAGTCGTGTTAGCTGCTTTAACCCGCAAGGACAATTAATCAGCGAAATAAAACTGCCAGTACCGCATGTCACTAAATGTTGTTTCGGCGGAGCCGACCTTAGCACACTGTTTATTACCACCGCAGCCACGGGGTTAACTGAAGAAGAGCTTGAGCAATTCCCATTATCGGGAGGCCTATTTGCAGTAGATGTAGAGCAACAAGGTTTTGTTTATCCCTTAGTAAATAAATAA
- a CDS encoding IlvD/Edd family dehydratase has translation MSNLDKSSKRTLRSEAWMNDSSKPDQTAIYLERYLNYGLTREELQSGKPLIGIAQTGSDLAPCNRHHLALAQRLKEGIRDAGGIAFEFPVHPIHEMGKRPTAALDRNLATLGLIEVLYGYPLDGVILTTGCDKTTPATLMAAAAVDIPTIVFSGGPMLNGWQGDKRVGSGSIIWECREKYAAGEIDYENFMDQVSSSAPSAGHCNTMGTALTMNSLAEALGMSLPGCASIPGPYRERAQMGYFTGRRIVEMVWEDLKPSDIMTKASFYNAMRVCSAIGGSTNAPPHIQAIANHLKDVDININDWQQHGEKTPLIVNCQPAGEYLGEEFHRAGGVPAIMGELIKAGVLDTSVLTVTGKSVADIYSNSASKDEKVIKTYSKPLKENAGFAIMSGNLFDSALMKKSVIDEDFTSTYLSDPKAPNEFTVKAKVFDGPEDYHSRINDPSLAIDKDCILIIRNCGPVGYPGSAEVVNMLPPDYLVKQGITCLPTMGDGRQSGTSGSPSILNISPEAAVGGGLAHIKDNDLIHIDLNTNQVNLLIDDAEFARRRDNTQLITVVNQTPWQEIYRSRVNQLSEGGTLTTEGDYKQIHKTHGIPRNSH, from the coding sequence ATGAGCAACCTTGATAAAAGCAGCAAAAGAACCTTAAGAAGTGAAGCTTGGATGAACGATTCAAGCAAGCCTGACCAAACCGCCATTTATTTAGAGCGCTATTTAAACTACGGCTTAACGCGTGAAGAGTTACAATCTGGTAAACCGCTTATTGGCATTGCTCAAACAGGTAGTGATTTGGCACCGTGTAATCGACATCATTTAGCCTTAGCACAACGTTTAAAAGAAGGCATTCGTGATGCTGGTGGAATTGCTTTTGAATTTCCTGTGCACCCTATACATGAAATGGGTAAACGCCCTACTGCTGCACTTGATAGAAATTTAGCAACTTTAGGGTTAATTGAAGTGCTTTATGGTTATCCACTTGACGGTGTCATTCTTACAACCGGATGCGATAAAACGACACCTGCAACTTTGATGGCAGCCGCCGCCGTAGATATTCCAACCATTGTATTTTCTGGTGGCCCTATGCTTAATGGCTGGCAAGGTGATAAACGTGTTGGTTCAGGTAGTATCATTTGGGAGTGTAGAGAAAAATACGCCGCTGGCGAAATTGATTATGAAAATTTCATGGATCAAGTATCTTCATCAGCGCCAAGTGCTGGTCATTGCAATACAATGGGCACGGCATTAACCATGAATTCATTAGCTGAGGCATTAGGTATGTCATTGCCAGGCTGTGCTTCTATACCGGGCCCCTATAGAGAACGTGCGCAAATGGGCTATTTTACCGGACGACGTATTGTTGAAATGGTGTGGGAAGATTTGAAACCGTCAGACATTATGACCAAAGCTTCATTTTACAATGCTATGCGAGTTTGCTCGGCCATCGGCGGTTCAACGAATGCGCCGCCACACATTCAAGCCATAGCCAATCATTTAAAAGACGTTGACATCAATATCAACGATTGGCAGCAACATGGCGAAAAAACACCACTCATTGTTAACTGTCAGCCTGCTGGTGAATACCTAGGTGAAGAATTTCACCGTGCTGGTGGTGTACCTGCGATAATGGGTGAACTTATTAAGGCAGGCGTACTTGATACCAGCGTGCTTACCGTCACAGGTAAAAGCGTTGCTGATATATACAGTAACAGTGCCAGTAAAGACGAAAAAGTCATTAAAACTTATAGTAAGCCGTTAAAAGAAAATGCTGGTTTTGCAATCATGAGTGGCAATCTATTTGATTCAGCATTAATGAAAAAATCCGTCATTGATGAAGACTTTACTAGTACTTATTTAAGCGACCCTAAAGCACCGAATGAATTCACAGTAAAAGCAAAAGTTTTTGATGGCCCTGAAGATTACCACTCACGCATTAATGATCCAAGTTTAGCGATAGACAAAGACTGCATATTGATCATCAGAAATTGTGGTCCGGTCGGCTACCCTGGTTCAGCTGAAGTAGTGAATATGCTACCGCCCGACTATTTGGTAAAACAAGGCATTACTTGTTTACCAACTATGGGTGATGGTCGACAAAGCGGTACTTCTGGCAGCCCTTCTATTTTGAACATATCTCCTGAAGCAGCCGTCGGTGGTGGCTTAGCCCACATCAAAGATAACGATTTAATTCACATTGATTTAAATACTAATCAAGTGAATTTATTGATTGATGACGCAGAGTTTGCTCGAAGAAGAGACAACACGCAACTGATCACAGTAGTTAATCAAACGCCTTGGCAAGAAATATACCGTAGCCGTGTAAATCAGTTGAGTGAAGGTGGCACGTTAACCACTGAAGGCGACTATAAGCAAATTCATAAAACGCATGGCATTCCGCGTAATTCACACTAG
- a CDS encoding SDR family NAD(P)-dependent oxidoreductase, translating into MTDISQLESATENTKLAIVTGGSSGIGAELAVSLAKNGWDVAITFAGNEQGAIDVTQAINKTGQRSFYQRCDIGYSDQVNDFVNKVHAHFSQVPTLLVNNAGCQTWAPFLELKEEDWDKVIRTNLKGCFLFSQTVARLLVENNLAGSIVNIGSGCNKTPFPNLVDYTASKGGIEMLTRSTAIELGKYKIRVNCVAPGAIEIARTREESPEYAETWSKMAPLGRVGYPEDIYNAVEYFATSSSSYVTGQTIWVDGGAFTTPNWPYEDSNNG; encoded by the coding sequence ATGACAGATATTAGCCAACTAGAAAGTGCCACTGAGAATACAAAATTGGCCATCGTTACTGGAGGAAGTTCAGGCATTGGCGCTGAGCTTGCGGTTTCTCTAGCTAAAAATGGCTGGGACGTAGCCATAACTTTTGCGGGTAATGAGCAAGGTGCAATTGATGTAACTCAAGCCATTAACAAAACGGGGCAGCGTAGTTTTTATCAACGTTGTGATATTGGTTATAGTGATCAGGTTAATGACTTTGTAAATAAGGTGCATGCACATTTTAGCCAAGTGCCAACGCTTTTAGTGAACAATGCTGGTTGTCAAACATGGGCACCTTTTTTAGAGTTAAAAGAAGAAGATTGGGATAAAGTTATTCGCACTAACTTAAAAGGTTGTTTTTTATTTAGTCAAACGGTTGCCCGCTTGCTCGTTGAAAATAATCTTGCTGGCTCTATTGTAAATATTGGCTCGGGTTGTAATAAAACACCATTTCCTAATTTAGTTGATTACACTGCCTCTAAAGGCGGTATTGAAATGTTGACTCGCTCCACGGCAATAGAGCTAGGCAAATATAAAATACGGGTAAATTGTGTTGCACCAGGAGCGATTGAAATAGCACGTACACGCGAGGAGTCGCCTGAATACGCAGAAACTTGGTCTAAGATGGCACCATTAGGACGTGTTGGTTATCCAGAAGATATTTACAACGCCGTTGAATATTTTGCCACAAGTTCATCAAGCTATGTTACCGGGCAAACCATTTGGGTTGATGGCGGGGCTTTCACCACGCCTAACTGGCCTTATGAAGACAGCAACAACGGATAA
- a CDS encoding endo-1,4-beta-xylanase — MSMLLFMFSDFIIVFALLITSGIILWLAKRQGLFSATKAKSIWGVILLLNLGWLNLQYQGIDPIKTYLNSTTEGKDIGPIARQQQKYFGVTYNGQQGLPSLSAHINSATLPNELKWVPLLADGKLGEYDFATADKIVEQLADADIAIRGHTLIWGKWAGRTYPEALKEAVYKSTTPAITLKQHMKTHITTVMKHFHGHVQRWDVVNEPLTMDNQQLDNNLFHQILGENYIAEAFNMAREADPDALLFINEDFRDFTPATTQRFLSLIKRQLDQGAAIDGIGIQSHHIYRLKDISALKRFIRDIQQLNLLVEITELDVPIWLFSESKDPYTTQGNYYRDFAQSCYEAPHCLGVTTWGVSDNETWLDFIFPFSLRSPNQPLVFDKNMRKKPAYHGITEALLRAQEK, encoded by the coding sequence ATGAGCATGTTGCTCTTTATGTTTAGTGATTTCATCATAGTATTTGCGCTTTTAATAACCAGTGGGATAATATTGTGGTTAGCTAAACGCCAAGGCTTATTTAGCGCTACAAAGGCAAAATCGATATGGGGAGTAATATTATTGCTCAACTTAGGTTGGCTTAATCTGCAATACCAAGGTATTGACCCTATTAAAACCTATCTTAACAGTACAACTGAAGGCAAAGATATTGGCCCAATAGCTAGACAGCAACAAAAATATTTTGGTGTTACTTATAATGGACAACAAGGTTTACCGTCTTTATCAGCGCACATCAACTCGGCAACGTTACCAAATGAATTAAAGTGGGTACCTTTATTAGCAGACGGCAAGTTAGGTGAGTATGACTTTGCAACAGCCGACAAAATCGTCGAGCAATTAGCGGACGCTGATATAGCAATTCGTGGTCATACGCTTATATGGGGGAAATGGGCAGGTAGAACGTATCCAGAAGCGTTAAAAGAAGCAGTTTATAAAAGCACCACTCCTGCAATAACACTTAAACAGCATATGAAAACACACATAACCACCGTGATGAAACACTTTCATGGTCATGTTCAACGCTGGGATGTGGTCAATGAGCCATTAACGATGGATAACCAACAGCTAGATAACAACTTATTCCACCAAATTCTAGGTGAAAACTACATTGCTGAAGCCTTTAATATGGCACGTGAAGCAGATCCCGATGCTTTATTATTTATTAATGAAGACTTTCGAGATTTTACGCCCGCTACCACTCAAAGGTTTTTATCATTGATAAAGCGACAATTAGATCAAGGAGCCGCCATTGATGGCATAGGCATTCAATCTCATCATATCTACAGGCTTAAAGATATTTCAGCCCTGAAGCGCTTTATAAGAGATATTCAACAATTAAATTTACTGGTTGAAATAACTGAACTGGACGTGCCTATTTGGTTATTTTCAGAAAGTAAGGATCCTTATACAACACAAGGAAATTATTATCGAGACTTTGCACAAAGTTGTTATGAAGCACCTCATTGTCTGGGCGTTACTACATGGGGCGTGAGTGACAATGAAACCTGGTTAGACTTTATTTTTCCTTTTAGCCTAAGAAGTCCAAATCAACCGCTAGTGTTTGACAAAAACATGAGGAAGAAACCCGCTTATCACGGTATTACTGAGGCGCTATTGAGGGCACAGGAAAAATAA